The following are encoded in a window of Falco biarmicus isolate bFalBia1 chromosome 8, bFalBia1.pri, whole genome shotgun sequence genomic DNA:
- the HAND1 gene encoding heart- and neural crest derivatives-expressed protein 1 gives MNLVGGYQHHHHHHHHHHMLHDPFLLGPAARCHQERAYFPGWVLNPAEVTPELAGQSPSYGPPEYGPAGRGRLEALSGRLGRRKGVGGPKKERRRTESINSAFAELRECIPNVPADTKLSKIKTLRLATSYIAYLMEVLAKDSQPGDTEGFKAELKKADGRENKRKRETQPEVYSQPLGHGEKKLKGRTGWPQQVWALELNP, from the exons ATGAACCTGGTGGGGGGctaccagcaccaccaccaccaccaccaccaccaccacatgcTGCACGACCCCTTCCTCCTCGGGCCGGCGGCGCGGTGCCACCAGGAGCGCGCCTACTTCCCCGGCTGGGTGCTCAACCCGGCCGAGGTGACCCCCGAGCTCGCCGGGCAAAGCCCTAGCTACGGCCCCCCCGAGTACGGCCCGGCCGGCCGGGGGCGGCTGGAGGCTCTCAGTGGCCGCCTGGGTCGGCGGAAAGGGGTCGGGGGTCCCAAGAAAGAGCGACGGAGGACGGAGAGCATCAACAGCGCCTTCGCCGAGCTCCGCGAGTGCATCCCCAACGTGCCCGCCGACACCAAGCTCTCCAAGATCAAGACCCTGCGCCTGGCCACCAGCTACATCGCCTACCTGATGGAGGTGCTGGCCAAGGACAGCCAGCCCGGGGACACCGAGGGCTTCAAAGCCGAGCTCAAGAAGGCCGACGGCAGGGagaacaagaggaaaagagagacg CAGCCCGAGGTCTACTCGCAGCCTTTGGGCCACGGCGAGAAGAAGCTGAAGGGCCGGACGGGTTGGCCCCAGCAGGTCTGGGCTCTGGAACTGAACCCCTGa